A genomic segment from Tuwongella immobilis encodes:
- a CDS encoding AAA family ATPase, with product MPTYRFDAVQWASQTGGIFVRLVDPGIFDGVGFGVTARDALADLRDRLEHAYEYDQPIVTPLTNLKRVRMKVAVRASYVVGNRVIPVQEPIPLRVDVIQADLDADRIHGFLPILGRVFQMERTETLRSVVERVVAQALERCDPAMIANALPPAEMQLIPFPVRIREGSPRRRFRFDELATVRSVADALTDPANRKQIPRALGSPTFHQDLAADLVKTSNNFVIVGAAGQGKTTQLLEAIGYTQSPQFLASVDQSPELIPAVDPNAPKLCRYWRTSAGRLIAGMKYLGQWEARVETIIAELGSVSGILIVDRLLDLLMTGGADETDSLAAFLLPYLQRGELRMICEATPAELDACRRLMPGFIDAFVERSVPEFNKSEAMEILRKILTPPPGNTTLQIAPELSDQLFQLVQRFEPDSVFPGAAVRLARDLLKGAVRSRASSLDGDDLIRFYRERTGLPDRFLRIDLPVTRQSLLSEFRASVIDQEPAIEAAADLVMRFKASLNDRQRPIAVMLFCGPTGVGKTELAQTLARCFFGHSERNRHDPGLIRLDMSEYTQFGSASRLLGIDGGEPSLLIRKVRQRAFRVILLDEFEKASPDLFDALMTLFDEGRLTDRYGRETSFRSTVILLTSNLGAGSGPSLGFATGTGGPDYVAAVRKAFRPEFFNRLDAIVPFAPLSPITVRRIAEKELAAIATREGIRDRHLTLHWHPAIIDRLTQIGFDLRFGARPMQRAIEREIVTPLANFLLTLPTLHHAHLTATLSPHSQVVFTL from the coding sequence ATGCCAACCTACCGATTCGATGCCGTGCAATGGGCCTCTCAAACGGGCGGCATCTTCGTGCGTCTGGTCGATCCGGGCATCTTCGATGGTGTCGGTTTCGGCGTGACCGCTCGCGATGCCCTGGCCGATCTGCGCGACCGACTCGAACATGCCTACGAATACGATCAGCCGATTGTCACGCCGCTCACCAACCTGAAGCGCGTGCGCATGAAAGTTGCCGTGCGCGCATCGTATGTGGTCGGCAACCGCGTCATCCCCGTTCAGGAACCGATTCCACTTCGCGTTGATGTCATTCAAGCGGATTTGGACGCGGATCGCATTCATGGCTTCCTGCCAATTCTGGGGCGAGTCTTCCAGATGGAACGCACGGAGACGTTGCGCTCGGTGGTAGAGCGGGTCGTGGCTCAGGCATTGGAACGCTGCGATCCGGCGATGATTGCCAACGCGCTGCCGCCCGCCGAGATGCAATTGATTCCCTTCCCCGTGCGGATTCGGGAAGGCTCGCCACGCCGACGATTCCGATTCGATGAACTCGCCACCGTGCGCTCGGTTGCGGATGCGCTCACCGATCCGGCCAATCGCAAGCAGATCCCACGGGCGTTGGGGAGTCCCACCTTTCATCAGGATTTGGCCGCCGATCTGGTGAAAACCTCCAACAATTTCGTGATTGTCGGGGCCGCCGGCCAAGGCAAAACCACGCAGTTGCTCGAAGCGATTGGGTACACACAATCCCCGCAATTCCTGGCGAGCGTGGATCAATCCCCGGAATTGATTCCGGCTGTTGATCCCAATGCGCCGAAGCTGTGCCGATACTGGCGGACCTCTGCCGGGCGATTGATCGCCGGGATGAAATATCTCGGGCAATGGGAAGCGCGGGTCGAAACGATCATCGCCGAACTCGGCAGCGTGAGTGGTATCCTGATCGTCGATCGGCTGCTCGATTTGCTGATGACCGGCGGTGCCGACGAAACCGATTCGCTCGCGGCGTTTCTGCTCCCGTATCTGCAACGGGGCGAACTGCGGATGATCTGCGAGGCAACCCCCGCGGAGCTGGATGCGTGCCGACGGTTGATGCCCGGCTTCATCGATGCGTTTGTCGAGCGGTCAGTTCCGGAATTTAACAAGTCCGAAGCAATGGAGATTCTCCGCAAGATTCTCACGCCGCCGCCCGGAAATACCACCCTGCAGATTGCCCCGGAGTTGTCGGATCAGTTATTCCAACTGGTGCAACGATTCGAGCCGGATTCGGTCTTCCCCGGCGCTGCCGTCCGGCTCGCCCGCGATCTGCTCAAAGGCGCGGTGCGGAGTCGGGCCAGTTCCCTGGACGGCGATGACCTCATCCGCTTCTACCGCGAACGAACCGGCCTGCCCGATCGCTTCCTGCGCATCGATTTACCCGTCACTCGCCAGTCGCTGCTGAGCGAATTTCGGGCATCCGTCATCGATCAAGAACCTGCCATCGAAGCCGCCGCGGACCTGGTGATGCGCTTCAAGGCGTCGCTCAATGATCGCCAACGACCAATCGCCGTCATGCTCTTCTGCGGACCCACCGGCGTGGGCAAGACCGAACTCGCCCAAACACTCGCGCGATGTTTCTTCGGACACTCCGAACGCAACCGCCACGATCCCGGCCTGATCCGACTCGATATGAGCGAGTACACCCAATTCGGTTCCGCCAGCCGACTGCTGGGAATCGATGGCGGCGAACCCAGCCTGCTCATCCGCAAAGTCCGGCAACGTGCGTTCCGCGTCATCCTCCTCGATGAATTCGAGAAGGCGTCCCCCGACCTCTTCGATGCCCTTATGACCCTGTTCGACGAAGGTCGACTCACCGACCGCTATGGCCGCGAAACCAGCTTCCGTTCCACCGTGATTCTGCTCACCTCGAACCTCGGTGCCGGCAGCGGACCCAGCCTCGGCTTCGCCACCGGGACCGGCGGCCCCGATTATGTCGCTGCCGTCCGCAAAGCCTTCCGCCCCGAATTCTTCAACCGGCTCGATGCCATCGTCCCATTCGCGCCACTCTCGCCGATCACCGTTCGTCGCATCGCCGAGAAAGAACTCGCTGCCATCGCCACCCGCGAAGGCATCCGCGATCGTCACCTCACCCTCCATTGGCACCCCGCCATCATCGATCGACTCACCCAAATCGGCTTCGACCTCCGATTCGGCGCCCGACCCATGCAACGCGCCATCGAACGCGAAATCGTCACCCCACTCGCCAACTTCCTCCTCACCCTCCCCACTCTCCATCACGCCCACCTCACCGCCACCCTCTCCCCCCACTCCCAAGTCGTGTTCACCCTGTGA